The genomic region ATGACATCATCATATTGCTATGGAAGATGGGCTTCAATTGGGCGTCAAATTGATGGAACGATTGAAAGATAACCGGCTCATAGCCATGGTCGTTACAAAAGATGATCGCTATGTTTTCATGCGCACGATCGGATAGGGATATGTAGGCTATATGATGGACCCGATCTAAAATCAATGCGCCATTCCCTTCCAGAAAGAGCTCGCTTTCTTCATAAACGCTGTAATCGTTCAATTTTTCGAATTCAAAGCCTCTTATTTTAAGCTGGTCGAGGTAGTTCAGATTTCGCTCGCGCCGCCTATTATAGGCAAACATGGGGTATAGTGTGGCGCTTTTACCATGAAAAGAGACCACATGGTTGGGGAATATGCTATCCGGTGTTTGATGTATTCCATTATCCTGGATCACGATGGTATGAATGCCGGCATGTTGCAGTAGGGAGGCAAAATTATCGAATTCGGAAGTCGCAGTTTGATGAATCTTCCTTGGAGGGATTTCTTCGCTTTGAAAATAGTTGTTGATGGCGGTTTCTTCGTTTCTTCTAAATTGAAAGGGACGAACTAATAAAATGGTATCGGTGGTTTGCATGGTTTTTCTCTCTTGAATTTTCGTTAATTGACCCTAAGCTAAAATAGCAAAGAAATTATATTTAATTAATCCAATAAAAAATATTGTGATTAATTAATTTATAACCCCTGTTGGTTAGGAGAATTCACGCTTTATTTAACAATATGTATTGAAAAGAGAAAAATTGACGCGGTTGCTTAGCGTTTGATAATCGGTAAACGGCTGATGCCTAAGAAGTTCAAAGAACTGTAGGGTAGGAGCTTTCATTTTTTACAAAAGGATGTGAAAGGGTTGGATTTTCAGATATAATATCCTCACTTCGCTTACACTACTTTATTTGAAACAATACCCTGATCTTATTACCTAAATTTTAAAAAAATGTGCAATCGATTGATGTGTTAATAAATGTTTTTGGCGTTACGGGTAGGGCAAAAATTACCTATAAAAAGCGTATCTTTGCACATCTAATTTTTTTATAGCGAAACTATCCTAAAGAAATTGGATAACAGAACGTTAAACATTGTAAATTTTGCAATCCCATCGTAAAATGAGTAACATAAATTACCAAGAGAAATTCCAGGATCGCCATAACGGTCCTAGCGCTTCGCAAGTAGAGGAAATGTTGACTGTACTTGGCGTTAGCTCCTTAGACGAACTAATCGAGCAAACCGTACCTGCGCAAATCCGTAAAAAAGAACCTTTAAAGTTACCTGCAGCGTTAAGCGAGGTTGCTTACCTTGAAAAGGTTGCTCAAATCGCTGAAAAAAACAAAGTATTCAAATCTTATATCGGTCAGGGATATTTCGATGTAATCTTACCTGGCGTTATTCAACGTAACGTATTCGAGAATCCAGGATGGTACACACAGTACACGCCGTACCAAGCTGAAATCGCTCAGGGTCGCCTTCAAGCTTTATTGAACTTCCAAACGATGGTATCTGACTTAACAGGCTTAGAAGTAGCGAACGCATCACTTTTAGATGAAGCAACTGCTGCTGCTGAGGCCATGTTCATGTTATACAGCACGCGCAAAAATAAAGATGCACATACATTCCTGGTAACACCGAACATCTACCCGCAAACGCTTGATGTATTGCAGACTAGAGCGGTTCCATTTGGTGTGGAGATCCGTGTGGCAGATTTAACCGTAGATAACTTAGCAGACGATGTATTCGCAGCGTTTATCCAATATCCTGCTGCTGAT from Sphingobacterium sp. BN32 harbors:
- the ctlX gene encoding citrulline utilization hydrolase CtlX, producing the protein MQTTDTILLVRPFQFRRNEETAINNYFQSEEIPPRKIHQTATSEFDNFASLLQHAGIHTIVIQDNGIHQTPDSIFPNHVVSFHGKSATLYPMFAYNRRRERNLNYLDQLKIRGFEFEKLNDYSVYEESELFLEGNGALILDRVHHIAYISLSDRAHENIAIIFCNDHGYEPVIFQSFHQFDAQLKPIFHSNMMMSLGTNFCVICWDCIPDIDARIKIEQRLIKTNKEIISISVEQMNQFAGNMVEIKNKNGHPFICMSTRAYDSLTASQKIILSRHGMLLHAPLYNIEKFGGGSARSMIAEVFYET